A single region of the Anaerolineales bacterium genome encodes:
- a CDS encoding SH3 domain-containing protein yields MVRKFTLFMLTVVLILTVLPAGIAAAQEPHAWTTVDTNVRVSPTTQGAVITTLKTETAVFIDGRNNNNGWILIHTADGVRGWAFARLFRYAAGVFVSNFPESSETFTPPAAADPVVEPSGPLPSGVGALNAPNVPKITPAIRTAMRAIMAKGKDLGNNFRVFSKVGDCQTDHHSFLKPIGWGQYNLGQYGYLQEVINYFMVQPRPDANNPFDLQSVASNNGFNSSAVMQPEFAAPYCNAGEQPLDCEYRLNKPGIAIIMFGTSDVLVMLPEQFDKFMRLVVKKTLDAGIIPILSTFPENPAVAEKSRQFNKIVLAIGKRYNVPVMNLADAVRGLPNNGLEPDGIHLTNPPSDNAGVIDEANLQYGFTVRNLLVLQTLDAVWRGILN; encoded by the coding sequence ATGGTTCGCAAATTCACTTTGTTCATGCTCACGGTGGTCTTGATTCTCACCGTCCTACCGGCGGGGATCGCCGCCGCACAAGAGCCACACGCTTGGACAACCGTCGATACGAATGTCCGCGTTTCGCCCACCACACAGGGTGCCGTGATCACGACGCTCAAAACAGAGACCGCCGTCTTTATTGATGGGCGGAATAACAACAACGGCTGGATTTTGATCCATACAGCGGATGGCGTGCGCGGGTGGGCATTCGCCCGCTTGTTTCGTTACGCGGCGGGCGTGTTTGTCAGCAACTTCCCCGAAAGCAGCGAGACGTTCACGCCGCCGGCGGCTGCCGATCCCGTCGTTGAGCCATCCGGTCCGCTGCCCTCCGGTGTCGGGGCGCTGAACGCCCCCAACGTCCCCAAGATCACCCCCGCCATTCGCACGGCGATGCGGGCGATCATGGCGAAGGGGAAGGATTTGGGAAACAATTTCCGCGTTTTTTCAAAGGTGGGCGATTGCCAAACCGATCACCACAGTTTCCTCAAACCGATTGGGTGGGGGCAGTACAATTTGGGGCAGTATGGCTACCTTCAAGAAGTGATCAACTACTTCATGGTGCAGCCGCGTCCAGACGCCAACAACCCTTTTGATCTTCAGAGTGTCGCCAGTAACAACGGCTTTAACTCAAGTGCCGTCATGCAGCCGGAGTTCGCCGCTCCCTATTGCAACGCCGGAGAACAGCCGCTTGATTGCGAATATCGTCTGAACAAGCCCGGGATCGCTATCATCATGTTTGGCACATCCGATGTGCTGGTCATGCTCCCAGAGCAGTTCGATAAGTTCATGCGCCTTGTGGTCAAGAAAACGCTTGACGCGGGAATCATCCCGATCCTCAGCACCTTCCCCGAAAATCCGGCAGTGGCGGAAAAATCGCGCCAGTTCAACAAGATTGTCTTGGCGATTGGAAAACGCTATAACGTGCCAGTGATGAACCTTGCCGACGCCGTGCGTGGGCTGCCAAACAATGGGTTGGAGCCAGACGGAATCCACCTGACGAACCCGCCGAGCGACAATGCCGGCGTCATTGATGAGGCAAATCTACAATACGGCTTCACCGTCCGCAACCTCTTGGTTTTGCAGACTCTCGATGCCGTGTGGCGGGGAATTTTGAACTAG
- a CDS encoding vitamin K epoxide reductase family protein has translation MTTNTLPAPSSPMTTQPRDRLRQISLALAILGLFVAGYLSYTHATGTEIACVEGVSNCEVVNASYYASFPPSEGGKGGIYVGYLGFAGYLTILATLILERRVPFLQRWGGLILVGMTFFGFLFSMYLTAIEAFVLYEWCQWCVVSAITMTILFGVSLARLWQGAPEDALEDGEA, from the coding sequence ATGACAACAAATACCCTCCCTGCGCCTAGCAGTCCCATGACCACCCAACCGAGAGATCGCCTCCGCCAGATTAGCCTTGCCCTCGCCATTCTGGGCTTGTTTGTGGCGGGCTATCTCAGTTACACCCATGCCACCGGAACGGAGATCGCATGCGTGGAGGGCGTCAGCAATTGCGAGGTGGTGAACGCCTCCTATTACGCCAGTTTCCCGCCAAGCGAGGGCGGCAAAGGGGGGATTTACGTCGGGTATCTAGGCTTTGCTGGCTATCTGACCATCCTTGCCACCTTGATTCTTGAGCGGCGCGTGCCGTTTTTGCAGCGTTGGGGAGGGCTAATCCTCGTCGGGATGACCTTTTTCGGGTTTCTGTTCAGCATGTACCTGACGGCAATCGAGGCGTTCGTTCTTTACGAATGGTGTCAATGGTGCGTGGTGAGTGCCATCACCATGACCATCCTTTTTGGTGTTTCGTTGGCGCGTTTGTGGCAGGGTGCCCCAGAAGACGCCCTTGAGGACGGGGAGGCGTAA
- a CDS encoding YdcF family protein encodes MGTVRIANDSAKRRRSWQRGIIIGLVALILLPLGFALYIYSYGQVDRAAPAAVIIVLGAGTRPSGAPSPSHIRRIDHALALYKQGLAPAILCTGGYTDRHPNSEARACQQRLEAFGVPASAIFLEEKSLSTEENALESKPIMAQQGWQTALLVSDSYHLWRAEMLFRAQGISVVSSPAQVTSGGLHWRTALSNTLREVAAAGWYVFKTLLGLPITNF; translated from the coding sequence TTGGGAACAGTCCGAATAGCAAACGACAGCGCAAAACGCCGCCGATCTTGGCAGCGCGGGATCATCATTGGCTTGGTTGCGCTGATCCTTCTTCCGCTTGGGTTCGCGCTCTACATTTACAGTTATGGGCAGGTAGACCGCGCCGCCCCCGCTGCGGTGATCATCGTCCTCGGCGCGGGGACTCGTCCTTCCGGTGCGCCCTCTCCTAGCCACATCCGGCGTATTGATCACGCCCTCGCCCTGTATAAGCAGGGGCTTGCCCCGGCAATCCTCTGCACGGGCGGCTATACAGACCGCCACCCGAATAGCGAAGCGCGTGCCTGTCAACAACGGTTGGAGGCGTTCGGCGTTCCCGCCTCGGCAATCTTCCTTGAAGAAAAGAGCCTCAGCACAGAAGAAAACGCCCTTGAATCAAAGCCGATTATGGCGCAGCAGGGCTGGCAGACTGCGCTCTTAGTCAGTGATTCCTACCATCTCTGGCGGGCAGAGATGCTCTTTCGGGCGCAAGGGATCAGCGTTGTCTCCAGTCCGGCACAGGTCACCAGTGGGGGACTTCATTGGCGGACGGCGCTCTCTAACACCCTTCGGGAAGTGGCAGCAGCGGGCTGGTATGTCTTTAAAACCCTCTTGGGCTTGCCAATCACAAATTTTTAG
- a CDS encoding PDZ domain-containing protein — MLTTRFLRWSAALLFAVVFAVSSLTAAASPNPQSSPTPTAAPPTGGATIAASPTPTAAAPTTSGATIAASPTPTATASAVEPRFPPCPDPDAKPMSTAASTAESTAEATPEGTNAPTIAADFQPGYLGVRGEDVANCGTKVLEVVADSPAAKAGIAVDDVIVAVDNLPLGGVDALRGYVTTKAAETSLEIVLQRGGKEMVVKVTLGKRPTITPPTVAATATK, encoded by the coding sequence ATGTTGACGACTCGTTTCCTCCGTTGGAGCGCCGCCCTGTTATTCGCCGTTGTCTTTGCCGTAAGCAGCCTCACCGCTGCGGCAAGCCCCAATCCCCAATCCAGCCCCACCCCTACTGCCGCCCCCCCCACCGGTGGGGCAACCATCGCCGCCAGCCCCACCCCTACCGCCGCTGCTCCCACCACCAGCGGGGCAACCATCGCCGCCAGCCCCACCCCTACGGCGACTGCGAGCGCCGTTGAACCACGTTTCCCGCCTTGCCCCGACCCGGATGCCAAACCGATGTCCACTGCCGCTTCAACGGCGGAAAGCACCGCCGAGGCAACCCCAGAAGGAACAAACGCACCCACCATCGCGGCGGATTTTCAACCGGGCTATCTTGGTGTGCGCGGGGAAGATGTTGCCAACTGCGGGACAAAAGTCTTAGAGGTTGTCGCGGATAGTCCAGCGGCGAAGGCGGGCATCGCGGTGGATGATGTGATCGTCGCCGTCGATAACCTCCCCCTCGGTGGGGTCGATGCACTGCGCGGCTATGTGACGACGAAAGCCGCCGAAACATCCCTTGAGATCGTTTTGCAGCGGGGGGGCAAAGAGATGGTTGTGAAGGTGACGCTTGGCAAACGCCCAACAATCACGCCGCCGACGGTTGCCGCCACAGCGACGAAGTAA
- the ltaE gene encoding low-specificity L-threonine aldolase, which produces MDTIDLRSDTVSHPTPAMREAMAAAVVGDDVYDEDPTVNALQDYAADVLGKEAALFVASGTQGNLVSILAHCGRGDELIVGKSAHIFQWEAGGSSVLGGVSMSQVPVQPDGTLRLEDIQASLRDATNVHQPLTRLICLENTQGGVGGVPISAEYTQKVADFAHARGLKLHIDGARLFNAAAALNVHPRDLVKGADSIQICLSKGLAAPVGSLVVGSREFIQRAYRMRKLVGGAMRQVGVVAAAGLIALRDMRQRLDEDHVHAQLLAEALALAPGITVHPVHQRTNMVFFSIPETMDSAAFRAAMKAQGIILSGGPHFRLVTHVWITKDRALFAAAAIRHYMEKHAPLTTKGTMLEGQTAY; this is translated from the coding sequence ATGGACACAATTGATCTCCGCTCCGACACTGTGAGCCACCCAACCCCTGCCATGCGCGAGGCAATGGCAGCCGCCGTTGTCGGTGATGATGTTTACGACGAAGACCCCACCGTCAATGCCCTTCAAGACTATGCCGCTGATGTGCTTGGCAAAGAGGCGGCGCTGTTCGTCGCCAGCGGCACACAGGGCAACCTTGTCTCTATTTTGGCACACTGCGGGCGCGGCGACGAACTGATCGTCGGCAAGAGCGCCCATATTTTCCAATGGGAAGCGGGCGGATCGTCGGTGCTTGGGGGCGTCAGCATGAGCCAAGTCCCTGTGCAGCCAGATGGCACACTTCGCCTAGAGGATATTCAAGCAAGCCTGCGCGATGCCACGAACGTTCATCAACCACTCACCCGCCTGATTTGCCTCGAAAACACACAAGGGGGTGTGGGCGGCGTACCGATTAGCGCTGAGTACACGCAAAAGGTTGCCGATTTTGCCCATGCACGGGGGTTGAAACTCCATATTGATGGGGCGCGTCTGTTCAACGCAGCGGCGGCACTGAATGTTCACCCCCGCGATCTGGTGAAGGGCGCTGATTCAATTCAGATTTGCCTGAGCAAAGGGCTTGCCGCACCGGTGGGGTCGTTGGTCGTTGGCTCGCGGGAGTTCATCCAACGGGCGTACCGGATGCGTAAATTGGTGGGCGGGGCAATGCGCCAGGTGGGAGTTGTGGCGGCGGCGGGGCTGATCGCCTTGCGGGACATGCGCCAGCGCCTCGATGAAGATCACGTTCATGCGCAGCTTTTGGCAGAGGCGTTAGCCCTTGCGCCGGGAATTACGGTGCATCCCGTCCACCAGCGAACGAACATGGTCTTTTTCTCAATTCCAGAGACGATGGACAGTGCCGCCTTCCGCGCCGCCATGAAAGCACAGGGGATTATCCTCAGCGGGGGACCGCATTTTCGACTGGTCACCCATGTGTGGATCACGAAAGACCGCGCCCTGTTTGCGGCGGCGGCAATCCGTCACTATATGGAGAAACATGCCCCGCTGACAACAAAAGGGACGATGCTTGAGGGACAAACAGCGTATTAA
- a CDS encoding class I fructose-bisphosphate aldolase — MALAVHSQDYTIDRIAESLGDKADYYLNHSSQTISKETLYLPGGDFIDRVWAASNRSPQVLRSLQQMFDHGRLGGTGYLSILPVDQGIEHSAGASFAKNPAYFDPENIVKLAIEGGCNAVASTFGVLASVARKYAHKIPFMVKINHNELLTYPNKAEQILFGTVRDAWNMGAVSVGATVYFGSADATREIVEVAQAFALAHELGLATVLWCYTRNSAFKVDGVNHETSADLTAQANHLGVTIQADIIKQKLPTQNGGFKALNSGNSSYGKLDERMYTKLASDHPIDLTRYQVANCYMGRAGLINSGGASGANDFEEAILTAVVNKRAGGMGLISGRKAFQRPMDEGASLLRAIQDVYLCSEVTVA, encoded by the coding sequence ATGGCACTCGCTGTTCACAGCCAAGACTACACCATTGACCGGATCGCCGAATCGCTCGGTGATAAAGCCGATTATTATCTGAATCACAGCAGCCAGACGATCAGCAAAGAGACCCTTTACCTCCCCGGCGGCGATTTTATTGATCGCGTCTGGGCGGCATCGAACCGCAGCCCGCAAGTCCTGCGCAGCTTGCAGCAGATGTTCGATCATGGACGTTTGGGCGGGACGGGCTACCTCTCTATCCTCCCCGTTGATCAGGGCATTGAACATTCCGCCGGAGCGTCATTCGCTAAGAATCCCGCCTACTTTGATCCCGAAAACATCGTCAAACTGGCGATTGAGGGCGGCTGTAATGCTGTTGCTTCAACCTTTGGGGTGTTGGCATCGGTGGCGCGGAAGTATGCGCACAAAATTCCCTTCATGGTCAAAATCAACCACAACGAACTGCTCACCTACCCAAACAAAGCCGAGCAAATCCTTTTTGGGACGGTGCGCGACGCATGGAATATGGGCGCTGTCTCCGTTGGGGCAACGGTCTACTTTGGGTCGGCGGACGCCACGCGGGAGATTGTGGAAGTGGCGCAGGCGTTCGCCCTCGCGCACGAGTTGGGTCTGGCAACCGTCCTCTGGTGTTACACCCGTAACAGCGCCTTCAAAGTGGACGGCGTGAATCATGAGACCTCCGCCGACCTCACCGCACAGGCAAACCACCTCGGCGTGACGATCCAAGCCGATATCATCAAGCAAAAACTGCCCACCCAAAATGGCGGCTTCAAGGCGCTCAACAGCGGCAATTCCAGCTATGGCAAACTGGATGAGCGGATGTACACAAAGTTGGCGAGCGACCACCCCATCGACCTCACCCGCTATCAGGTGGCGAACTGCTACATGGGGCGGGCGGGTTTGATCAATTCCGGCGGGGCAAGCGGCGCAAACGACTTCGAGGAAGCAATCCTCACGGCAGTGGTGAACAAACGCGCCGGCGGGATGGGGTTGATCAGCGGGCGGAAGGCATTCCAACGCCCGATGGACGAGGGTGCGTCCCTGCTGCGGGCGATTCAGGATGTCTATTTGTGTTCGGAAGTGACCGTCGCCTAA